The following proteins are encoded in a genomic region of Gimesia algae:
- a CDS encoding XdhC family protein, whose amino-acid sequence MRELLLELEKAVQQQRPVCYTCLVETRGSTPQKPGAAMLIFSDGSQVGTLGGGCVEAEVKRRALRLIDAESPEIMTFQLDNDYGWDDGLICGGRMKVLVDPVKTEQDLQYYHSMLQLLESDRGCTEAIIIPPESAEDDNKPDRFLIDAESKLVATRGKQETPSRLFDHLKPIKNRPRPYVSQGIAYLTFHQTCQLVIVGCGHIGQKVAELASDVDFDIIAVDDRQEYCNAKRFPAAKQLIVGSFDTALSKLTVTPDTFVIIVTRGHNHDEEALGHLATTDARYIGMIGSKRKVKLIFEDLLRLGTPREALARVHAPLGFDIGSQTVPEIALSIVAELIAYRNLDALPEGYQRASLVDDIKTPNTAD is encoded by the coding sequence ATGCGTGAACTATTACTCGAACTGGAAAAGGCGGTCCAACAGCAGCGTCCCGTCTGCTATACCTGTCTGGTCGAAACCCGTGGTTCAACCCCGCAGAAACCAGGCGCTGCCATGCTCATCTTCAGTGATGGTTCGCAGGTGGGTACCCTGGGAGGTGGCTGTGTGGAAGCGGAAGTCAAACGTCGCGCGCTGAGACTGATTGACGCGGAATCCCCGGAGATCATGACGTTTCAACTCGACAACGACTACGGCTGGGATGACGGCCTGATCTGTGGCGGCCGTATGAAGGTTCTCGTGGATCCGGTTAAAACGGAACAGGATCTGCAATACTACCACAGCATGCTGCAACTGCTGGAAAGTGATCGGGGTTGCACGGAAGCGATTATCATCCCGCCCGAGTCGGCTGAAGACGACAATAAACCTGATCGATTTCTGATTGACGCCGAATCAAAGCTTGTCGCAACTCGCGGTAAACAGGAAACCCCGTCTCGACTGTTTGACCACTTGAAACCAATTAAAAATCGCCCCCGACCTTACGTCAGTCAGGGCATTGCTTATCTGACCTTTCATCAAACCTGCCAGCTGGTGATTGTCGGCTGCGGGCATATCGGTCAGAAGGTCGCTGAACTGGCCAGTGATGTCGACTTCGATATCATCGCCGTCGATGATCGCCAGGAATACTGTAATGCCAAGCGCTTCCCGGCGGCAAAGCAGCTGATTGTCGGATCGTTTGATACGGCTCTCAGCAAGCTGACTGTCACTCCGGATACGTTTGTCATCATCGTCACCCGCGGGCACAATCATGACGAAGAAGCCCTCGGCCATCTGGCAACCACGGACGCGCGTTACATCGGAATGATCGGCAGCAAACGAAAAGTGAAGCTCATTTTCGAAGACCTGCTGCGGCTGGGAACGCCACGCGAAGCACTCGCGCGGGTGCACGCTCCACTGGGATTTGATATCGGTTCACAGACGGTTCCGGAGATCGCGCTGAGTATCGTCGCCGAACTGATCGCCTATCGTAACCTGGATGCGCTTCCGGAAGGTTACCAGAGAGCAAGCCTGGTGGACGACATCAAAACGCCAAACACGGCCGATTAA
- a CDS encoding co-chaperone GroES, whose protein sequence is MSDWVEPLGMRILIRKDESRQTTKGGIVLPDKAEIPNITGRVVEISVQIERDDDFPVKKYDKVLFNPSDAIPVDFEPDNVLFVVPIEDVVAVFRRGDAKTNEVRSAEEREYEDPEDWEE, encoded by the coding sequence GTGTCAGACTGGGTTGAACCTCTGGGTATGCGAATTCTCATTCGTAAAGACGAAAGTCGCCAGACGACCAAGGGGGGGATTGTACTTCCCGATAAGGCCGAGATTCCGAACATCACCGGGCGCGTCGTGGAAATCAGTGTGCAGATTGAACGGGACGACGATTTTCCGGTCAAGAAATACGACAAAGTGCTGTTCAACCCCAGCGATGCGATTCCCGTGGATTTCGAACCGGACAATGTGCTGTTTGTGGTCCCCATTGAAGATGTGGTCGCCGTGTTCCGTCGAGGCGATGCCAAGACCAATGAAGTCCGCTCAGCAGAAGAACGGGAATACGAAGATCCCGAGGACTGGGAAGAGTAA
- a CDS encoding ferritin-like domain-containing protein — protein sequence MDKEKMIANLNEDLASELAAIIQYTTYAAKATGPYRPQLTQFFLAEVPDELGHAQFLANKIVALGGEPVTVAGKVTAAHSNHEMLEAILVAEKEATAGYTKRAKEAEEFGDKGLAVQLEDMVRDESGHAEEVERILRDWPL from the coding sequence ATGGACAAAGAGAAAATGATTGCCAACCTCAATGAGGACCTGGCAAGTGAGCTGGCTGCCATCATTCAATATACCACGTACGCTGCCAAAGCGACCGGTCCCTATCGACCGCAGTTGACGCAGTTCTTTCTGGCGGAAGTGCCTGATGAACTGGGGCATGCACAATTTCTGGCGAATAAGATCGTCGCTCTCGGCGGAGAACCTGTCACTGTTGCCGGTAAAGTTACCGCAGCACACAGCAATCATGAGATGCTGGAAGCAATCCTGGTTGCTGAAAAAGAAGCGACCGCCGGGTATACCAAACGCGCCAAAGAAGCCGAAGAATTTGGCGACAAAGGTTTGGCCGTTCAACTGGAAGATATGGTCCGCGACGAAAGCGGACATGCGGAAGAAGTCGAACGCATCCTGCGCGACTGGCCATTATAA